One Paraglaciecola mesophila genomic region harbors:
- a CDS encoding sodium ion-translocating decarboxylase subunit beta yields the protein MDKLALLWQSTSLAHFEMGQIVMMAVGCLLLFLAIVKKFEPLLLVPIGFGAILTNIPLAGFSEPGGLLYYIYYVGIETGVFPLLIFMGVGAMTDFSALIANPRMLFLGAAAQFGIFGTLFGAIALNLVPGFEFTLKDASAIAIIGGADGPTAIFLASKLAPELLGAIAVAAYSYMALVPIIQPPIMRLLTNEDERNIKMAQLRVVSKREKIIFPLAVLLMTILFLPSATPLVGMFCLGNLMKESGVVDRLSNTAQNELINIVTIFLGLAVGSKLSADKFLTIETLGILGLGAIAFSMGTAAGILMAKVLGKFSKEKINPLIGAAGVSAVPMAARVVNKVGLETNPHNFLLMHAMGPNVAGVLGSAVAAGILLALVG from the coding sequence ATGGATAAGCTCGCCTTACTTTGGCAAAGTACCTCGTTAGCTCATTTTGAGATGGGCCAAATCGTAATGATGGCCGTGGGGTGTTTGTTATTATTTTTAGCAATCGTCAAGAAGTTTGAACCTTTACTGTTAGTGCCCATCGGCTTTGGTGCCATTTTGACCAATATTCCTTTAGCTGGGTTTAGTGAACCAGGCGGCCTGCTTTACTACATATACTATGTGGGTATTGAAACGGGCGTATTTCCGTTACTCATCTTTATGGGAGTAGGGGCAATGACCGATTTCAGTGCGTTGATCGCCAACCCTAGAATGTTATTTCTAGGAGCTGCTGCTCAGTTTGGTATTTTCGGGACCTTGTTCGGTGCAATCGCCTTAAATTTAGTGCCTGGCTTCGAATTCACCTTAAAAGATGCGTCAGCGATCGCTATTATTGGTGGAGCTGACGGGCCGACTGCAATATTTCTGGCTTCTAAACTAGCCCCTGAGTTGCTTGGAGCAATCGCAGTTGCAGCCTATTCCTATATGGCATTGGTGCCCATCATTCAGCCGCCAATCATGCGTTTGTTGACCAATGAAGATGAACGTAACATTAAAATGGCGCAACTTAGGGTGGTTTCAAAACGTGAAAAAATCATCTTCCCGTTAGCTGTATTATTAATGACGATTTTGTTTTTGCCTTCTGCTACACCACTAGTGGGTATGTTTTGTTTAGGCAACTTGATGAAGGAATCTGGCGTGGTTGATCGTTTAAGCAATACTGCTCAGAACGAATTAATCAACATAGTGACGATATTTCTAGGTTTAGCGGTTGGCTCTAAATTATCAGCGGATAAGTTCTTAACCATAGAGACCTTAGGTATTTTAGGGTTGGGCGCCATTGCGTTTTCAATGGGAACGGCTGCAGGTATTCTGATGGCAAAAGTGTTGGGTAAATTTTCTAAGGAGAAGATTAACCCACTGATTGGCGCAGCAGGTGTGTCGGCTGTGCCTATGGCAGCACGCGTGGTAAATAAGGTGGGTTTAGAAACCAATCCACACAATTTCTTACTTATGCACGCCATGGGGCCAAATGTTGCAGGGGTACTTGGCTCGGCGGTTGCCGCAGGTATATTGTTGGCCTTGGTGGGTTAG
- the pspF gene encoding phage shock protein operon transcriptional activator, which produces MNRYRQQDNLLGQSNSFLEVLEQISQIAPLNKPVLIIGERGTGKEGVAARLHFLSKRWDQTYSKLNCAALSESLLESELFGYEAGAFTGAAKRREGRFEAADNGTLFLDELANTSGLIQEKLLRVIEYGEFERVGGSKSVKVDIRLIAATNEDLPGLAQSGEFRADLLDRLAFDVITLPPLRERKDDIMMLAEHFAINMARELEMEVFSGFTERAKRTLLEHEWPGNIRELKNVVERAVYRANNPDIPVHNIVLDPFESIYRPASRMRTSDRIKTQDAPIPATLPVVPETPPQVSEHYAQEAKSPQRFQFPVDLKELSQNFEIDLIKQALADSQYNQKKTAERLSLTYHQLRGYLKKYNLLDTPPEDRE; this is translated from the coding sequence ATGAACCGCTACCGCCAACAAGATAATTTGTTAGGACAATCCAATAGTTTCCTCGAAGTGTTGGAGCAAATCTCGCAAATTGCACCGCTCAATAAACCCGTATTGATTATTGGTGAACGTGGGACAGGTAAAGAAGGGGTCGCGGCTCGGCTGCACTTTCTATCAAAACGCTGGGATCAAACCTATTCAAAACTTAACTGTGCAGCATTAAGTGAAAGCTTGCTGGAAAGCGAACTATTCGGTTACGAAGCTGGCGCATTTACTGGTGCAGCTAAAAGACGAGAAGGACGATTTGAAGCCGCAGACAATGGCACACTCTTCTTAGATGAATTGGCTAACACCTCAGGATTAATTCAAGAAAAACTACTTCGTGTTATCGAGTATGGTGAATTTGAGCGCGTTGGCGGTTCAAAAAGTGTCAAAGTTGATATCCGCCTAATCGCTGCTACTAACGAAGACTTACCAGGCCTTGCCCAATCAGGGGAATTTAGAGCTGACTTGCTTGACCGCTTAGCGTTTGACGTTATAACGTTGCCGCCGCTTAGGGAGCGTAAAGACGACATCATGATGCTTGCAGAACATTTTGCTATCAATATGGCTCGCGAGCTAGAGATGGAAGTGTTCAGTGGCTTCACAGAAAGAGCCAAACGTACCTTGCTTGAACATGAGTGGCCGGGCAATATTAGAGAACTGAAAAATGTGGTCGAGCGCGCCGTTTACCGTGCCAATAATCCAGATATCCCGGTGCACAATATTGTCCTTGATCCCTTTGAATCCATATATCGCCCTGCCAGTAGAATGCGCACCAGCGATCGAATCAAAACCCAAGATGCACCTATTCCAGCCACGTTACCTGTTGTACCAGAAACACCCCCACAGGTAAGTGAGCATTACGCGCAAGAAGCAAAAAGCCCCCAACGTTTTCAGTTTCCTGTTGATTTAAAAGAGCTGTCACAAAACTTCGAAATTGATTTAATCAAACAAGCCCTCGCGGATAGTCAATATAATCAAAAGAAAACAGCAGAGAGGCTATCCCTAACGTATCATCAGCTACGAGGTTATTTAAAGAAATATAACTTACTTGATACGCCGCCAGAAGACAGAGAATAA
- a CDS encoding ABC transporter substrate-binding protein yields MLVSQRHASCFIPITVMLTVMLTLMGCSPENTLYQQPNGIIYCSEGNPASFNPQLDTSGTTVDVSSHQIYDRLLDFDLITGEIIPGLASSWITSTDGLTYTFQLRKNIDFHSTSYFSPSRTFDADDVIFSFNRWRDKNHPYHEVSGGRYPYINSVGLGDLISDIKRINRYRVEITLVRPESSFLANLATDFSIILSAEYAAQLAKAGTPELIDSHPIGTGPFKFNSFRQDRFVRFDAHPLYWRERSTTEQLIFDITPSSSLRLAKLMTGECDSMAFPTHSQLDIIRKRKELTLDEKPGLNVGFWAFNTAKAPFDNPEVRRALAMAIDKNALMEAIYFGSAIPATSIIPPSSWAFQPDTRSSTYNPLGAAKLLRENGVEEGFSMTIWAMPVERAYNPNAMKMAELMQRYLRDVGIDANIVSYEWSTFRARLNQGLHDSVLIGWSADNGDPDNFFRPLLTCSAIDSGTNRARWCSKEYDKLIDQALTYTNQEDRAYFYSKAIELINDEMPLMPIAHAFRYQAYRENLTGIEINPYGGIQFRNVSKP; encoded by the coding sequence ATGCTTGTTTCTCAGCGACATGCTTCGTGTTTCATCCCAATCACTGTTATGTTAACAGTGATGCTCACTTTAATGGGCTGTAGCCCGGAAAATACCCTTTACCAACAACCAAATGGCATAATTTATTGTTCAGAAGGAAACCCTGCGAGTTTTAACCCCCAGCTAGATACGTCTGGTACCACTGTTGATGTGTCATCCCATCAAATTTACGATCGTCTTTTAGATTTTGATTTGATCACGGGGGAGATTATCCCAGGCCTAGCCAGCAGTTGGATAACCAGTACTGACGGTTTAACGTATACCTTTCAGTTACGCAAAAATATAGATTTTCACAGTACGTCCTACTTTTCCCCTTCGCGCACTTTCGATGCCGATGACGTTATTTTCAGTTTCAATCGATGGCGAGACAAAAATCACCCTTATCATGAGGTGTCAGGCGGACGCTATCCTTATATCAACAGCGTCGGGTTAGGCGATCTTATTAGCGATATTAAACGCATAAATCGATATCGTGTCGAGATTACCCTTGTGCGTCCAGAAAGTTCCTTTTTAGCTAATTTAGCCACGGACTTTTCCATTATTCTATCCGCTGAGTACGCTGCTCAGTTGGCTAAAGCCGGCACGCCTGAACTCATAGATTCCCACCCAATAGGGACGGGGCCGTTTAAGTTTAATAGTTTTCGACAAGATAGATTTGTTCGCTTTGATGCTCACCCACTCTATTGGCGTGAACGTAGCACTACAGAGCAGCTAATATTTGATATTACTCCTTCTAGCTCATTACGTTTGGCAAAATTAATGACCGGTGAATGCGATTCGATGGCGTTTCCGACACACAGTCAATTGGATATTATTCGAAAACGTAAAGAACTCACGCTAGATGAAAAACCGGGCTTGAACGTGGGATTTTGGGCATTTAATACGGCTAAAGCGCCTTTTGATAATCCAGAAGTTCGCCGCGCACTTGCGATGGCTATAGATAAAAATGCGTTGATGGAAGCGATCTATTTCGGCAGTGCAATTCCTGCCACTTCTATCATTCCTCCTTCTTCGTGGGCGTTTCAGCCAGACACTCGCTCTTCAACCTACAATCCCTTAGGTGCAGCTAAGTTGCTTCGTGAAAATGGTGTCGAAGAGGGTTTTAGCATGACGATATGGGCCATGCCAGTTGAGCGGGCGTATAATCCAAACGCCATGAAAATGGCTGAGCTGATGCAACGCTATTTACGTGACGTAGGGATCGACGCCAACATCGTTAGTTATGAGTGGTCGACCTTTCGCGCTCGTTTAAACCAAGGCTTACATGATTCAGTATTAATTGGCTGGTCTGCGGATAATGGCGACCCAGATAACTTTTTCAGGCCATTACTGACTTGCTCAGCGATCGATTCGGGCACAAATCGCGCGCGTTGGTGTTCGAAGGAATACGACAAACTCATTGATCAAGCGCTCACCTACACTAACCAAGAAGACCGCGCTTATTTTTACAGCAAAGCCATCGAATTGATAAACGATGAAATGCCGCTTATGCCCATTGCTCACGCTTTTCGTTATCAAGCTTATCGCGAGAATCTCACAGGGATTGAGATAAACCCTTATGGTGGGATCCAGTTTAGAAACGTGAGTAAGCCATAA
- a CDS encoding oligopeptide/dipeptide ABC transporter ATP-binding protein: MSLLDIKNLTLEIDSQSGWIKALDKINLVINEGQIHALVGESGSGKSIIVKAIVGAISDRWRITADRMTWRGQDLLTMSVRERRKIIRSDISVIFQNPKSSLDPIVPLGDQLKEVILATRLEKGMFWNRAKARKKYASELLHRVGIKDHEVYMRSLPHQIPNDVCQKFMIAMALASQPKLVIADDPTRGMEITDKSQILKLLSRVNKVRKLSILFVSHDLLAISSMADHMTVLYCGQTVESGRMSQLRKRALHPYTKALLESAPSFRTDLPPKSPLSSLGGTIPTFQHLPIGCRLGPRCPRARKECVKVPEVRRIHEHTYSCHFPLHRDQK, from the coding sequence ATGAGCTTATTGGATATCAAAAATCTGACCCTTGAGATTGATTCTCAAAGCGGCTGGATCAAAGCACTAGACAAAATAAATCTCGTCATTAATGAAGGGCAAATTCACGCGCTTGTGGGTGAATCAGGCTCAGGTAAAAGCATTATCGTTAAAGCGATTGTAGGCGCAATTTCAGATCGCTGGCGTATTACCGCTGACCGCATGACCTGGCGCGGACAAGACCTGCTCACCATGTCGGTGCGAGAGCGGCGTAAAATTATTCGTTCTGATATCTCAGTTATTTTCCAAAACCCGAAAAGCTCTCTCGATCCTATCGTGCCCTTAGGCGATCAATTAAAAGAGGTCATACTGGCTACGCGCTTAGAAAAAGGCATGTTCTGGAATCGTGCCAAAGCGCGTAAAAAATACGCTTCTGAACTACTGCACAGAGTGGGCATCAAGGATCATGAAGTCTATATGCGCAGCTTACCTCATCAAATACCGAATGATGTGTGCCAGAAATTCATGATTGCCATGGCCCTTGCTTCGCAACCTAAATTAGTAATTGCCGATGACCCAACCCGAGGAATGGAAATTACCGACAAAAGCCAAATTTTAAAGTTGTTAAGTCGAGTAAATAAAGTACGCAAACTGAGCATTCTTTTTGTGAGCCACGATTTGCTAGCTATTTCCAGTATGGCTGACCATATGACGGTACTGTATTGCGGACAAACAGTCGAAAGTGGACGTATGTCACAACTCCGTAAGCGCGCATTACATCCATACACCAAAGCTCTGTTAGAAAGCGCTCCGAGCTTTCGTACTGATTTACCCCCTAAATCACCACTCAGTTCTTTAGGGGGCACCATACCTACATTTCAACACTTACCCATTGGATGCCGCTTGGGACCGCGCTGCCCCAGAGCACGCAAAGAGTGCGTGAAAGTGCCAGAAGTACGACGCATTCACGAGCATACTTATAGCTGTCATTTTCCATTGCATCGAGATCAAAAGTGA
- a CDS encoding ATP-binding cassette domain-containing protein, which produces MNDLLSVENLRFDNCHGKRWQNKGSKFTLGPVNFSIQAGETLAIVGANGSGKSLLAKLLVGLEQPDSGSIYLNERKLEQYDNKHRVLNIRMVFQNSNESLNPGITLGSILEEPLKLNTRLDHQARTAKVEQTLKQVGLLPEHRFFYRHMLSDGQRQRVALARAIILNPQVIVADEPFAALDPSVRSQTVNLLMELQRELGLGFIFISHNLGIVRHISDKILVMKQGKVVESGKTDVIFHWPKDEYTKKLVHAHQALINGQS; this is translated from the coding sequence GTGAACGATTTACTCTCAGTTGAAAATTTAAGGTTCGATAATTGTCATGGTAAGCGTTGGCAAAACAAAGGCTCAAAGTTTACGCTTGGTCCAGTAAACTTCAGTATTCAAGCAGGGGAGACATTAGCCATTGTTGGGGCAAATGGCTCAGGTAAATCGCTACTTGCGAAGCTATTAGTCGGGCTTGAACAACCAGACAGCGGTTCAATATATCTCAATGAACGGAAATTGGAACAGTATGACAATAAGCACCGAGTGCTTAATATTCGCATGGTATTCCAAAATAGTAATGAATCGCTCAACCCTGGGATCACCCTAGGCTCAATATTAGAAGAGCCGCTAAAGCTTAACACTCGCCTTGACCATCAAGCCCGCACAGCAAAAGTCGAGCAAACGTTGAAACAAGTGGGCTTATTACCAGAACATCGTTTTTTCTACCGTCATATGCTCTCTGACGGGCAACGACAACGCGTTGCATTAGCGCGTGCTATTATACTTAACCCTCAAGTAATTGTTGCCGATGAGCCTTTTGCCGCGCTCGACCCATCAGTACGCTCTCAAACCGTCAATCTATTAATGGAATTACAGCGAGAACTAGGTCTTGGCTTTATTTTTATTTCCCATAATTTGGGGATAGTACGTCATATCAGTGACAAAATTTTAGTCATGAAGCAAGGAAAGGTGGTGGAATCGGGAAAAACTGATGTGATTTTCCATTGGCCAAAAGACGAGTACACCAAGAAGTTAGTTCACGCTCACCAAGCCCTCATAAACGGCCAGAGTTAA
- a CDS encoding ABC transporter permease subunit codes for MPRLNLYQEEFYPSPIQNTWKEFKENHAALLSLYCVIFFIFLMIFGPFLAPYDPLQQNIELLLVPPAWDNNGDISYLFGTDGLGRDMLSRIIYGCRMTFGISLVLVIISMLIGVALGAMAGMSKGLRSSVVNHLLDSIMAIPTLLIAIIIIAIVGTGLVNSMWAISLALIPQFIHQTRDIVRQKMKKEYVLAAQLDGAGKIHIFFNSILPNMAEMLVVQVTLALSVAILDISALGFLNLGAQAPSPELGALLSEGLTTAYVAPWNIALPGAAIFFMMMSINLVGDGLRSALRYRLLR; via the coding sequence ATGCCACGTCTTAATTTATATCAAGAAGAGTTTTACCCTTCCCCTATACAAAATACGTGGAAAGAGTTTAAAGAGAACCACGCAGCATTGCTCAGCTTATACTGCGTTATCTTTTTTATTTTCCTTATGATTTTTGGTCCGTTTTTAGCGCCATATGATCCGCTTCAGCAAAATATTGAACTACTTTTGGTGCCACCAGCTTGGGATAATAACGGTGATATTAGTTATCTATTTGGTACCGATGGTTTAGGGCGAGATATGTTATCGCGCATCATCTACGGGTGCAGGATGACCTTTGGGATCAGCTTGGTACTGGTGATAATATCCATGCTAATCGGCGTAGCGCTGGGCGCCATGGCAGGAATGAGCAAAGGTCTACGTTCAAGTGTCGTAAATCACTTGCTTGATTCCATCATGGCTATCCCTACCCTGCTGATTGCCATTATTATTATCGCAATTGTAGGAACAGGCCTAGTTAACAGTATGTGGGCTATCTCCCTAGCGCTGATACCACAGTTTATTCATCAAACGCGCGATATTGTGCGCCAAAAAATGAAGAAGGAATATGTACTGGCAGCGCAACTTGACGGTGCTGGTAAAATACACATTTTCTTTAATTCTATCCTTCCTAATATGGCTGAAATGTTGGTCGTTCAAGTTACCTTGGCTTTATCGGTTGCGATCTTAGATATTAGTGCACTTGGCTTTTTAAATTTAGGGGCACAAGCGCCATCTCCAGAATTAGGCGCCTTATTATCAGAGGGCTTAACAACCGCTTATGTCGCCCCATGGAACATCGCATTACCGGGAGCCGCTATTTTCTTTATGATGATGTCAATTAACTTAGTAGGTGACGGTTTGCGCTCTGCCTTACGCTACAGGTTATTACGCTAA
- a CDS encoding ABC transporter permease, whose amino-acid sequence MLKIILRHASLLILTLFVLSFFSFSLAYLFPGDPLINLTGIRDSSEQEYALLAEQYAMHSSFIVQYWQYVTHLFTGNWGLSFSSGLPLAEEISRSLAASVELSAYALFFSFLIGLPLGFLSGLRHHKFTDFTLLTASVIGYSIPVFWAALIAILIFSIQLGWFPLSGRISLLYDVPFETGFILVDILLSDLPDKEFAFQDALRHLVLPSVSIAIVTCTIVLRITRRSIVEVMSSEYIQAAYARGLSPRQVFLRHGVKNALIPILPLLVMQFTTLLTNAMIVETIFSWPGIGNGLIQAIYQRDFPAIRAGMLAVSALVLTFTITIDMVIQIFDPAGRRPENATS is encoded by the coding sequence ATGCTTAAAATTATACTACGTCACGCCAGCTTACTTATTTTGACTCTGTTTGTTTTAAGTTTCTTTTCTTTTTCATTAGCGTATTTGTTCCCTGGCGATCCGTTAATCAACCTCACGGGTATTCGAGACAGTTCAGAGCAAGAGTATGCGTTATTAGCAGAGCAGTATGCGATGCACTCTTCATTTATCGTTCAGTATTGGCAATACGTAACGCACTTGTTTACCGGAAACTGGGGGTTGAGTTTTAGCTCTGGCCTCCCCTTGGCAGAAGAAATTAGCCGTTCGTTAGCCGCCAGTGTTGAACTTAGCGCTTATGCTCTTTTCTTTTCTTTTTTGATTGGCTTGCCATTGGGCTTTCTATCAGGGCTTCGGCACCATAAGTTTACCGATTTCACCTTGCTTACCGCGAGCGTTATTGGTTACTCAATCCCGGTCTTTTGGGCTGCGCTGATTGCGATTTTGATTTTTTCAATACAGCTTGGTTGGTTTCCCCTTTCGGGCAGAATTAGCTTACTTTATGACGTTCCATTTGAAACTGGTTTTATCTTAGTTGACATTTTATTAAGTGATTTGCCAGATAAAGAGTTTGCATTTCAAGACGCCCTGCGCCATTTAGTCTTACCCAGTGTGTCAATTGCCATCGTCACATGCACCATAGTGCTGCGTATTACCCGCCGTTCGATAGTAGAAGTAATGAGCAGTGAATATATCCAAGCCGCTTATGCGAGAGGCCTAAGCCCACGACAAGTATTTTTGCGCCATGGAGTAAAAAATGCACTTATTCCTATTTTGCCATTATTGGTTATGCAATTTACCACCTTGCTGACCAACGCCATGATAGTCGAAACGATTTTCTCTTGGCCCGGTATCGGCAATGGTCTTATTCAAGCGATTTATCAACGTGATTTTCCCGCCATTCGCGCTGGTATGTTAGCTGTCTCTGCCTTGGTGCTCACTTTTACCATCACGATTGATATGGTGATCCAAATATTCGACCCTGCGGGCAGAAGGCCAGAAAATGCCACGTCTTAA